A stretch of the Fusarium musae strain F31 chromosome 2, whole genome shotgun sequence genome encodes the following:
- a CDS encoding hypothetical protein (EggNog:ENOG41), whose amino-acid sequence MASDEERGSRPSRRHYKDKDNEASEDRRSKHTERDSGGRERRRSRDRRERRRSRTPETSRRRSRSRDRQRDTNREHRRRRSRDDKTSRRRRDDDDGEGGRQVAKRSPVRRTGPLPSQADSFAVTTGEAPEKPKEKPNFGSTGVLAAASNSVAQADGTTITLKYHEPSEARKPSPRDIWKLFVFKGQDIVDTIELSTRSCWLIGREMSVVDLPAEHPSISKQHAVIQFRYVEKRNEFGDKIGKVKPYLIDLESANGTVLNDSKIPDSRYLELRDKDMIQFGHSTREYVIMLAPRD is encoded by the coding sequence ATGGCGTCGGACGAAGAACGAGGAAGTAGGCCCAGCCGAAGGCACTACAAGGACAAAGACAACGAAGCCAGTGAAGATCGTCGATCGAAACATACAGAACGTGACTCCGGAGGCCGAGAACGTCGTCGATCACGCGACCGACGCGAGCGAAGACGGTCCCGGACACCAGAAACTTCACGGCGGAGGTCACGAAGCCGGGACCGTCAACGAGACACAAACCGCGAACACAGACGTCGGAGATCACGAGACGATAAGACTTCAAGGCGAAGacgtgacgatgatgacggggAAGGCGGCAGACAGGTTGCAAAGCGAAGCCCTGTGAGGCGCACTGGCCCTTTGCCATCTCAGGCAGATTCTTTCGCCGTTACCACCGGCGAGGCTCCCGAGAAACCCAAAGAAAAGCCCAACTTTGGATCCACGGGCGTCTTGGCGGCGGCATCGAATTCAGTGGCACAGGCGGATGGCACGACAATTACGCTCAAGTATCACGAGCCGTCCGAGGCGCGTAAGCCGTCGCCACGCGATATATGGAAGTTGTTCGTTTTCAAAGGCCAGGATATTGTCGACACGATAGAGCTCAGCACGAGGAGCTGCTGGCTCATCGGGCGAGAAATGTCAGTCGTGGACTTGCCAGCGGAGCATCCTAGTATCAGCAAGCAACACGCCGTGATTCAATTTCGCTATGTTGAGAAAAGGAACGAGTTTGGCGACAAAAttggcaaggtcaagccGTACCTCATCGATCTGGAAAGTGCCAATGGAACAGTTTTGAATGATAGCAAGATCCCAGATAGCAGATATTTGGAGCTCAGGGATAAGGATATGATCCAATTCGGGCACAGCACGAGAGAGTACGTGATAATGCTTGCTCCAAGAGATTGA